In Bythopirellula goksoeyrii, a single window of DNA contains:
- a CDS encoding carbonic anhydrase, with protein MSPIPPRPGKLHIGHYPACADDFSVLLPPTTDGLRARFRATVFGAVDDTYPELTGHDHIEGLVGEHALFQLENLQMHPFIRDRLDAKLLKLHLWIVNDQTARTLAYTPHLGDLVPIEEMR; from the coding sequence GTGAGCCCTATTCCTCCCCGCCCAGGAAAATTGCACATTGGTCATTATCCAGCCTGTGCCGATGACTTTTCAGTCCTCCTGCCCCCCACCACCGATGGACTCCGAGCTCGGTTTCGAGCAACGGTGTTCGGAGCAGTTGATGATACGTATCCCGAGTTGACCGGTCATGACCACATCGAAGGACTTGTTGGCGAACACGCACTATTCCAGTTGGAAAACTTGCAGATGCACCCGTTCATCCGTGACCGGCTTGATGCCAAGCTTTTGAAGCTGCACTTGTGGATCGTCAACGATCAGACTGCCCGAACACTCGCTTACACCCCTCACCTTGGCGATCTCGTGCCAATCGAGGAAATGCGGTGA
- a CDS encoding helix-turn-helix transcriptional regulator yields the protein MSNHAHVLLCLTRDSTMRIRDIALEVGITERAIRNIISDLEETGYVERVRIGRRNSYRIDKSLHLRHPIEQRKTIADLIRAIHD from the coding sequence TTGTCCAATCACGCGCATGTGCTGTTATGCCTGACGCGTGATTCGACAATGCGAATACGCGACATCGCGTTGGAGGTCGGCATTACCGAGCGGGCAATTCGGAATATTATCTCCGATCTTGAAGAAACAGGTTACGTCGAACGTGTACGCATCGGCCGCCGCAATTCGTATCGAATTGACAAATCACTGCACCTGCGGCATCCCATCGAACAACGCAAAACAATCGCGGATCTGATCCGAGCCATTCACGACTAG
- a CDS encoding proton-conducting transporter transmembrane domain-containing protein, whose amino-acid sequence MDFMLHNYPILIPLAPLVAAIYNAFSIGSAGDRKYGFGMFAHIVAFVAAVVALGEAVAAGHVARHLLLCETSWSFLPTIELSIDRLSTVMMVVISSIGLVLYRYSIRYLQSDLGQSRYLALLSLTISTLLVMVSSRDLVLLFLAWQLLSWLLCLLVHNYSHLPTARSSFRTFIMMRVGDIAFLAGIVLAFQFYGTVEFSQLFERAQTTPITLRPFGSGFEISGATVVTLLIFVGAMSKSAQIPLHMWLPDSLYAPTPIHGLLHAGIINAGGFLLMELAPLFVLSRPTLHFIFAVGLMTTVLGTSMKLVQNDIKKTLGYSTIGQMGFMIMECGLGAFSLAIFHLIAHGLFKATIFLNCGNVIHETRQEPKRPFTPTEREALAASNWAVGFVMSLVLPLLILLGAHELLHVPLRDSQGLVIFVFFSWATVSQAKLTLYRLHRTGSFKAQCLLLGVIAVVTLVYLFAAELFTNFLYPSPETVIEHFQAAALPSGLFAAIVIGGAVIVILGWVVAFPKRQGQGFHWPKAITNIRNTLYMFFVNRLYLDGVALRLRLVVKKVAESLNRNRFFFPCAAVFALALAGARWTSPADVSIGDLLALLAMGLLLPLFPLHSAYVAALTRLPRVLVFLMSAIMPLAGLFGLMQLVPKIPPTLMPVVSALALVGAMYASIKAVIQKSVPHLIAYAGLAFYSILWWQIASVGSVTREAIVYAYSVVLVIGGILLAWDRLRVRYGNLPMNRIGGLARPMPKFGLCLALLVMAAVGLPPFGLGFGFVGLMLGSPTVTAGTFVVLLTWFGASWYLFKLMQRLLFGPHREDIRYDDLKPVEIAAIAGVLLLLVALSIAPQGLFAFGSEEVARIAMEMK is encoded by the coding sequence ATGGACTTTATGTTGCACAACTATCCGATCCTCATTCCTCTCGCACCGCTCGTGGCGGCGATTTACAACGCGTTTTCGATCGGGAGCGCGGGCGATAGGAAGTACGGATTCGGCATGTTTGCTCACATCGTGGCCTTTGTCGCGGCGGTTGTAGCGCTCGGCGAAGCAGTCGCGGCAGGCCATGTGGCCAGGCATTTGTTGCTCTGCGAGACTTCCTGGAGTTTCTTGCCGACCATCGAGCTATCCATCGACCGCTTGAGTACTGTGATGATGGTCGTGATCTCCAGCATCGGTCTGGTTTTGTACCGCTATTCCATCCGCTATCTGCAGTCGGATCTCGGACAGTCGCGTTACCTGGCATTGCTGTCGCTCACCATTTCGACGCTGCTGGTCATGGTGTCGAGTCGCGATCTGGTACTACTGTTTCTGGCCTGGCAATTGTTGAGCTGGCTACTGTGCCTGCTGGTCCATAACTACTCGCATCTGCCGACGGCGCGCAGTTCGTTTCGCACGTTTATTATGATGCGCGTGGGAGACATCGCCTTTCTCGCGGGTATCGTATTGGCATTTCAATTCTATGGGACCGTCGAATTCTCACAGCTCTTCGAACGAGCTCAGACAACTCCGATCACGTTGCGACCGTTTGGCAGCGGCTTTGAAATAAGTGGAGCCACGGTTGTGACGTTGCTGATCTTCGTGGGAGCCATGAGCAAGTCGGCCCAGATTCCGCTCCACATGTGGTTGCCCGATTCGCTGTACGCCCCCACACCAATCCACGGACTCCTGCATGCCGGGATCATCAATGCCGGCGGCTTCCTGCTGATGGAACTCGCACCGTTGTTCGTGCTGAGCCGCCCCACACTTCACTTCATATTTGCTGTCGGCCTGATGACCACGGTTCTGGGTACAAGCATGAAGCTTGTTCAAAACGACATCAAGAAGACGCTGGGGTATTCGACCATTGGACAGATGGGCTTCATGATCATGGAGTGCGGGCTGGGAGCCTTTTCGCTGGCGATCTTCCACCTTATCGCACACGGCCTGTTCAAAGCCACGATCTTTCTCAACTGCGGCAACGTGATCCACGAGACACGGCAAGAACCGAAGCGGCCGTTCACACCGACAGAGCGGGAGGCATTGGCGGCCTCAAACTGGGCGGTAGGGTTTGTCATGTCTCTCGTCTTGCCGTTACTCATTCTGCTTGGAGCACACGAGTTACTACACGTTCCATTGCGCGACTCCCAGGGACTGGTGATCTTTGTGTTCTTTAGTTGGGCCACAGTATCGCAAGCGAAGTTGACGTTGTATCGGCTACATCGGACAGGATCGTTCAAGGCGCAATGCTTACTGCTGGGTGTAATTGCTGTGGTCACGTTAGTTTACCTGTTCGCGGCAGAACTTTTTACCAATTTCCTTTATCCTTCGCCGGAAACTGTGATCGAACACTTCCAGGCTGCCGCTTTGCCAAGCGGCCTATTCGCGGCGATTGTCATCGGCGGTGCGGTAATCGTCATTCTTGGATGGGTCGTCGCATTCCCCAAGCGGCAAGGCCAGGGTTTCCATTGGCCAAAGGCGATCACAAACATCCGGAACACGCTTTATATGTTCTTTGTGAACCGCCTCTATCTGGACGGCGTTGCCCTCAGGCTGCGTCTGGTCGTCAAGAAAGTCGCCGAGTCCCTGAATCGCAACCGGTTTTTCTTTCCCTGCGCGGCGGTGTTCGCGCTGGCTTTGGCAGGAGCCAGATGGACGTCCCCTGCAGACGTATCGATTGGAGATCTACTGGCACTGCTCGCAATGGGCCTGCTGCTCCCGCTCTTTCCACTTCACTCGGCCTATGTCGCCGCGTTGACCAGATTGCCTCGTGTTTTGGTTTTCCTGATGTCCGCGATCATGCCGCTCGCGGGCCTGTTTGGGCTGATGCAGCTTGTTCCGAAGATTCCACCGACTCTCATGCCCGTTGTCTCGGCACTCGCGCTGGTCGGGGCGATGTACGCTTCGATCAAGGCGGTGATTCAAAAGAGCGTTCCGCATCTGATCGCGTATGCGGGACTTGCCTTCTATTCGATTCTTTGGTGGCAAATCGCGAGTGTCGGCAGCGTCACTCGAGAAGCTATCGTCTATGCCTATTCTGTCGTACTGGTGATCGGTGGGATTCTGCTGGCCTGGGACCGTTTGCGGGTTCGCTACGGTAACCTTCCGATGAACAGGATCGGTGGTCTTGCTCGTCCCATGCCAAAGTTCGGATTGTGTCTGGCGCTGCTGGTGATGGCGGCGGTCGGATTGCCTCCCTTTGGTCTGGGATTCGGTTTTGTCGGTCTGATGCTTGGTTCGCCGACCGTGACTGCCGGAACGTTCGTCGTTTTGCTGACATGGTTCGGCGCGTCATGGTACTTGTTCAAGTTAATGCAGCGACTCCTGTTCGGTCCCCACCGGGAAGATATTCGCTATGACGATCTTAAACCTGTAGAGATCGCAGCTATCGCAGGCGTACTCCTGTTGTTGGTTGCGCTTAGCATCGCGCCACAGGGACTGTTTGCGTTCGGCTCGGAAGAAGTGGCTCGTATCGCGATGGAGATGAAATGA